Proteins from a genomic interval of Yarrowia lipolytica chromosome 1E, complete sequence:
- a CDS encoding uncharacterized protein (Compare to YALI0E15840g, highly similar to uniprot|O93968 Candida boidinii Formate dehydrogenase) — translation MKFLLVLYDAGSHAADEPKLLGCTENELGIRDWLESQGHTLVTTSSKDGADSVLDKEIVDADVVITTPFHPGYINKERIDKAKKLKICITAGVGSDHVDLDAANARDIAVLEVTGSNVQSVAEHVVMTMLVLVRNFVPAHEQIISGGWDVAAVAKDSYDLEGKVIGTVGGGRIGQRVLKRCKPFDPMEMLYYDYQPMPADVEEEIGCRRVESLEQMLSLCDVVTINCPLHASTKGLFNKELISHMKDGAWLVNTARGAICVTEDIVEALESGKIRGYGGDVWFPQPAPKDHPWRTMRNNYGGGNAMTPHISGTSIDAQGRYAEGTKKILEVFFSGKQDYRPQDIICINGHYGTKAYGDDKEHKEHQLK, via the coding sequence ATGAAgttccttcttgttctttACGATGCTGGCTCTCACGCTGCTGACGAGCCCAAGCTCCTTGGATGCACCGAAAATGAGCTCGGTATCCGAGACTGGCTCGAGTCCCAGGGCCACACGCTTgtcaccacctcttccaagGATGGCGCCGACTCTGTGCTCGACAAGGAAATTGTTGACGCCGACGttgtcatcaccacccCCTTCCACCCCGGctacatcaacaaggagcgaatcgacaaggccaagaagctcaagatcTGCATCACCGCCGGAGTCGGCTCGGACCACGTTGATCTCGATGCTGCCAACGCTCGAGATATCGCTGTTCTGGAGGTCACTGGTTCTAATGTCCAATCCGTCGCTGAGCATGTTGTCATGACTATGCTCGTTCTGGTCCGAAACTTTGTCCCCGCCCACGAGCAGATCATTTCCGGCGGGTGGGACGTTGCGGCGGTCGCCAAGGACTCCTACGATCTAGAGGGTAAGGTCATCGGTACCGTGGGAGGCGGCCGAATCGGTCAGCGTGTCCTCAAGCGATGCAAGCCTTTCGACCCCATGGAAATGCTCTACTACGATTACCAGCCCATGCCTGCCGACGTCGAAGAGGAGATTGGCTGCCGACGAGTCGAGTCGCTCGAGCAAATGCTTTCTCTGTGTGATGTTGTCACTATCAACTGCCCTCTGCACGCCTCCACCAAGGGtctcttcaacaaggagctcatctCCCACATGAAGGATGGAGCCTGGCTCGTCAACACTGCTCGAGGAGCCATCTGCGTCACCGAGGACATTGTCGAGGCCCTAGAGTCCGGCAAAATCCGAGGATACGGAGGAGACGTCTGGTTCCCCCAGCCTGCCCCCAAGGACCACCCCTGGAGAACCATGCGAAACAATTACGGTGGTGGAAACGCCATGACTCCCCACATCTCCGGAACCTCCATTGATGCCCAGGGCCGATACGCTGAGGGTACCAAGAAGATCCTCGAGGTCTTTTTCTCGGGCAAGCAGGATTATCGACCCCAGGATATCATCTGTATCAACGGCCATTATGGTACCAAGGCCTACGGTGACGACAAAGAGCATAAGGAGCATCAGCTCAAGTAA
- a CDS encoding uncharacterized protein (Compare to YALI0E15862g, no similarity), producing MRKESTKSKYTPGQRKQTPPSRSTSVIYDSAAPSLAGSVACSLACSPKFGPLVDVPFEVPDFGLDAEDVDEDVFEPACLSSDAFYSEFFSHEDAPEFRAPPSKKQKRSTLPLKQVGMTKAEFEGSPETVTQKNDTVFSSLDNVHDFLFGTEHSTQGGFLGAPSIKELKIVAPSANKFTSPAKYVAVFALNPPCNVSFDDTKKRVEQFFATKHDSSASSIGRIFMGGNTVEAITPEVDATENNNFAGFANRFALTDNSQLQMYGTKSGGWSAMDPHFEGELVSRARVQTNSVMDDSLQATYTLGSSTKTVPTNVCGRWKPTGQLTPLVLAGIPQVGIDDAKAPRELTIRLSEAVSAKYLYVRFVGDDGVDVESFVVR from the coding sequence ATGCGAAAAGAAAGTACCAAATCCAAATACACCCCTGGACAGCGAAAGCAGACGCCTCCATCGCGATCCACCTCGGTCATCTACGACTCGGCCGCCCCTTCTTTGGCTGGTAGTGTGGCCTGTTCGTTAGCATGTTCGCCCAAGTTCGGGCCCCTGGTAGACGTGCCGTTCGAGGTTCCCGATTTCGGTCTCGACGCCGAGGACGTGGACGAGGACGTGTTTGAGCCCGCCTGTCTCTCTTCCGACGCCTTCTACTCGGAGTTTTTCAGCCACGAAGACGCCCCCGAGTTCCGAGCTCCTCCGTccaagaaacagaaacgATCCACCCTGCCTCTCAAACAGGTGGGCAtgaccaaggccgagtTCGAGGGCTCTCCCGAAACGGTGACGCAAAAAAATGACACCGTTTTCTCGTCTCTTGATAACGTGCACGACTTTCTGTTTGGAACCGAACACTCCACCCAGGGAGGCTTCCTTGGAGCCCCCAgcatcaaggagctcaagattGTGGCTCCCTCGGCCAACAAGTTCACGTCGCCCGCCAAATACGTGGCTGTTTTTGCCCTCAACCCGCCCTGCAATGTCTCCTTTGACGACACTAAAAAGCGGGTCGAACAGTTTTTCGCCACCAAACACGACTCCTCAGCATCTTCCATCGGCCGTATTTTCATGGGCGGAAACACCGTGGAGGCCATCACACCCGAAGTGGACGCCAccgaaaacaacaactttGCTGGATTCGCCAACAGATTTGCCCTCACCGACAACTCGCAATTGCAAATGTATGGAACCAAGAGTGGAGGCTGGTCGGCCATGGACCCCCATTTTGAGGGCGAGCTTGTTTCTCGAGCCCGAGTCCAGACCAACTCCGTCATGGACGACTCCCTTCAGGCAACTTACACTCTCGGAAGCAGTACCAAAACCGTTCCCACCAACGTCTGTGGTCGATGGAAGCCCACTGGACAGCTCACCCCCCTAGTCCTGGCCGGCATTCCCCAGGTGGGAATTGACGATGCCAAGGCGCCCCGAGAGCTCACCATTCGGCTCAGCGAGGCCGTTTCCGCAAAGTATCTCTATGTGCGATTTGTCGGAGATGACGGCGTTGACGTTGAGTCGTTTGTTGTGCGATAG
- a CDS encoding uncharacterized protein (Compare to YALI0E15884g, weakly similar to uniprot|O94329 Schizosaccharomyces pombe Hypothetical protein, similar to Saccharomyces cerevisiae PSF2 (YJL072C); ancestral locus Anc_1.300) → MSVPAEQLETFLPSELHFMAENETIEILPRRVGNPIKLAGTDLPLMHPLRKNRVPIWMAIALKKQQRCQFVPPDWMEESNLRRILAFEHANPTAFSNVDFHWLEIAQIVLTTAPDDLTSPPQVIRNLVRDIREVREQKSRQGMKEVNENMLQMDRLGALEINEMRPFVVEGMEEMIKIRKAGKKEEPIIYSESDNPEDDEDDEPTYGHDDESSLAVPSSQLDSSLRYGDRVDTSERRRELSQWDDNVPQQGGPEW, encoded by the coding sequence atgtCGGTGCCAGCGGAACAGCTGGAGACCTTCCTGCCGTCGGAGCTGCATTTCATGGCGGAGAATGAGACCATCGAGATCCTGCCGCGACGAGTCGGCAACCCCATCAAGCTGGCAGGCACAGATCTGCCTCTCATGCATCCTCTTCGAAAGAACAGAGTCCCCATCTGGATGGCCATCGCGCTCAAGAAACAGCAGCGGTGTCAGTTCGTGCCCCCGGACTGGATGGAGGAAAGCAATTTGCGGCGGATCTTGGCTTTTGAGCATGCCAACCCCACCGCGTTCTCCAACGTGGATTTCCACTGGCTGGAAATCGCCCAGATTGTGCTCACCACCGCTCCAGACGACCTCACCTCGCCGCCACAGGTGATCCGAAACCTCGTGCGAGATATCCGAGAGGTGCGGGAGCAAAAAAGTCGACAGGGTATGAAGGAGGTCAACGAAAACATGCTGCAGATGGACCGACTGGGGGCTCTGGAGATCAACGAAATGAGACCGTTTGTGGTAGAAGGCATGGAGGAAATGATCAAGATCCGCAAGGCcggcaagaaggaggagcccatAATCTATTCGGAAAGTGACAACcccgaggacgacgaggatgatGAGCCTACTTATGGACATGACGACGAGTCTTCGTTGGCTGTGCCTTCATCTCAACTGGACTCTTCGTTGCGATATGGAGACCGAGTGGACACTTCGGAAAGAAGACGAGAGTTGTCTCAGTGGGATGATAATGTGCCGCAACAAGGCGGCCCCGAATGGTGA
- a CDS encoding uncharacterized protein (Compare to YALI0E15906g, similar to Saccharomyces cerevisiae YLR456W and YPR172W; ancestral locus Anc_7.529, similar to uniprot|Q9UUK0 Schizosaccharomyces pombe Hypothetical 21.7 kDa protein), which yields MATLSKEVEQLLTNAGFVHLGTCHNNQPNVTLMNYTYIADEQAIVLTTRKSSTTYVNLSQNPLVSVLVHDWVTARSRVVGGQEPSLLELLQNINQNEISSMSVTLNGSARVVEDLAEAQKYLAKHEKANPDAKQFIENQEIALLLVTFKEVKVTEVDV from the coding sequence ATGGCCACACTTTCCAAAGAAGTCGAGCAGCTACTTACTAATGCTGGATTTGTGCATTTGGGCACGTGCCACAACAACCAGCCCAACGTGACCCTCATGAACTACACGTATATTGCCGACGAGCAGGCCATTGTTTTGACCACTCGAAAGTCCTCCACCACATATGTCAATCTATCGCAAAACCCATTAGTGTCTGTGCTTGTGCACGACTGGGTCACGGCCCGATCTCGTGTGGTGGGGGGCCAGGAGCcgtcgctgctggagctgcttcaGAACATCAACCAGAACGAGATCAGCTCCATGAGTGTGACTCTCAATGGCTCCGCACgagtggtggaggaccTGGCCGAGGCCCAAAAGTACCTTGCTAAACACGAGAAGGCCAACCCCGACGCCAAGCAGTTCATTGAGAACCAGGAGATTGCCCTTCTGCTCGTCACCttcaaggaggtcaaggtTACCGAAGTTGATGTTTAG
- a CDS encoding uncharacterized protein (Compare to YALI0E15928g, weakly similar to uniprot|P54791 Saccharomyces cerevisiae YPR162c ORC4 origin recognition complex 56 KD subunit, similar to Saccharomyces cerevisiae ORC4 (YPR162C) and RIF2 (YLR453C); ancestral locus Anc_7.516), whose product MESEFPEIGGEITPTGDEMDVEIVEEVVEPAAPVLPPPQVPKPEAVSETMIDTIKSRTLSILTGKSIPEPIFLDGEKARVYSLMENAIRFGEGNSCIIVGPRGTGKTLIVESALTELEEKYNSAGSQNNFITIRLSGYAQTDDKMAVREIARQLDTVLLNQGQLIENKSISETLNQILSLFDRADIDESEKETVSLVFILDEFDRFCSTTKQTLLYTLFDVAQSSRAPIAVIGLTPRINARELLEKRVRSRFSQRVVQVKRQHGMNDFWAILRNAVIYPENLLTMVKEEGGNKTALHTDVDLDTVRYWNWHWESMFQAGPLRDHVERLFHTTKSCREFFTSAILAVSQANPWINPNDFVTDVFERGVADTESFIEGLSDLELSLIICAAKVEVMFEVDQVNFNLAYEEYIKTAKEQREALRAVDLEGMATGTVAGFRIWSRGVARAAWEKLESLNLLSPVEKSAKRVAKQLASDTSLDDEIRMTRVDVSLQELTNMLGNSHHLIQWTKIRR is encoded by the coding sequence ATGGAATCAGAATTCCCCGAAATTGGCGGCGAAATCACCCCGACGGGCGACGAAATGGACGTGGAAATCGTCGAGGAAGTGGTGGAACCTGCAGCTCCCGTGCTACCTCCTCCGCAGGTGCCCAAACCTGAAGCTGTCAGTGAGACCATGATTGATACCATCAAATCCAGAACGCTGTCAATTTTGACGGGCAAAAGCATCCCTGAGCCGATTTTTCTCGACGGCGAAAAGGCCCGAGTATACAGTCTGATGGAGAACGCCATTCGGTTTGGAGAGGGAAACTCGTGCATTATTGTCGGTCCTCGAGGAACCGGAAAGACTCTCATTGTGGAATCTGCACTGACAGAACTGGAAGAGAAATACAACAGCGCGGGATCACAAAACAacttcatcaccatcaGATTGTCTGGGTACGCGCAGACAGACGATAAAATGGCAGTACGAGAAATAGCACGACAGTTGGACACTGTGTTACTAAACCAGGGCCAATTGATTGAGAACAAGAGTATTTCGGAGACTCTCAATCAGATCCTATCTCTGTTTGACCGTGccgacattgacgagaGCGAAAAGGAAACTGTCTCTTTGGTTTTCATTCTTGATGAATTCGATCGGTTCTGTTCAACCACTAAACAGACACTGTTGTATACTCTGTTTGATGTCGCGCAATCATCGCGTGCACCTATTGCTGTGATTGGACTGACCCCTCGAATTAACGCCCGTGAGCTTCTCGAAAAGCGAGTGCGGAGTCGGTTTTCACAGCGGGTGGTTCAGGTCAAGAGACAGCACGGTATGAATGACTTCTGGGCCATTCTCAGAAACGCAGTCATTTATCCTGAAAATCTATTGACCatggtcaaggaggagggcgGGAACAAGACAGCATTGCATACTGACGTGGATCTGGACACTGTGAGATATTGGAACTGGCATTGGGAGAGCATGTTTCAGGCCGGTCCTCTACGAGATCATGTTGAGCGTCTCTTTCACACCACGAAATCCTGTCGGGAGTTCTTCACATCGGCCATTTTGGCGGTGTCGCAAGCAAACCCCTGGATCAACCCCAACGACTTTGTCACTGATGTCTTTGAGAGAGGCGTGGCCGATACCGAGTCGTTTATTGAAGGGTTATCTGACCTGGAGCTGTCTCTCATCATCTGTGCTGCCAAGGTGGAAGTTATGTTCGAGGTTGATCAGGTCAATTTCAATCTGGCCTATGAAGAGTACATCAAGaccgccaaggagcagaGAGAAGCCCTTCGAGCGGTTGATCTGGAGGGAATGGCCACGGGAACAGTTGCTGGGTTCCGAATCTGGAGCAGAGGAGTGGCACGAGCTGCATGGGAGAAACTCGAGTCTCTCAACCTCCTGTCTCCGGTGGAGAAAAGCGCCAAGCGAGTGGCCAAACAATTGGCCTCAGACACTTCTCTGGACGACGAAATCCGCATGACTCGAGTGGATGTCAGTCTCCAGGAGCTGACTAACATGCTTGGAAACTCTCATCATCTCATTCAATGGACCAAAATCCGTAGGTAA
- a CDS encoding uncharacterized protein (Compare to YALI0E15994g, similar to Saccharomyces cerevisiae SEC28 (YIL076W); ancestral locus Anc_7.278, weakly similar to uniprot|P40509 Saccharomyces cerevisiae YIL076w SEC28 epsilon-COP coatomer subunitt), with product MDEALSLLEKHEGSFEAVLLTARILVDQNKIDAAHKLIRDYARTSDDDVAYLLASAIVAMRANGDDHVRSAYYIFEDLSQHKTGNMLLGQALTEIQLGRIDEAKETLSKVDEVAPQDPNALMAKIVVGLSEGDDVTELKDELKKVDAKHPIFEELAEKNALFDKVVLKYADKIVA from the coding sequence ATGGACGAGGCGCTTTCTCTACTGGAGAAGCACGAGGGTTCGTTCGAAGCCGTTTTGCTGACCGCCCGGATCCTGGTGGACCAAAACAAGATCGACGCTGCCCACAAACTCATCCGTGACTACGCTCGAACCTCGGATGATGACGTGGCCTATCTGCTGGCCTCTGCCATTGTCGCCATGCGGGCCAACGGCGATGACCATGTGCGATCCGCCTACTACATTTTCGAGGATCTCTCGCAGCACAAGACTGGCAACATGCTGCTTGGCCAGGCGCTCACAGAAATCCAACTGGGTCGAATCGACGAGGCAAAGGAGACTCTGTCCAAGGTCGACGAGGTGGCCCCCCAGGATCCCAATGCTCTCATGGCCAAGATTGTCGTGGGTCTGTCTGAGGGCGACGATGTGACCGAGCTTAAGGACGAGCTGAAAAAGGTGGATGCCAAGCACCCCATTTTCGAGGAGCTAGCCGAGAAGAATGCGCTGTTTGATAAGGTGGTTCTTAAGTACGccgacaagattgtcgCGTAA
- a CDS encoding uncharacterized protein (Compare to YALI0E16016g, similar to Saccharomyces cerevisiae FAT1 (YBR041W); ancestral locus Anc_3.243, similar to uniprot|P38225 Saccharomyces cerevisiae YBR041w FAT1 very long-chain fatty acyl-CoA synthetase singleton), which produces MKTILKITKSENQNALFKNPISPPHPPQTRTPSLKIKVQPQIPHFFHAGPYINRGCPFLSPLLHYHLVEIPTTMTAGLVAAAAIGAAYLEAKTLISEDAYMIRGAMTNGLDFFYNAWKGRVQYWYAFEDAVKKYPNNPAIVYPKPIEGKKPSGDSYDDLFDVETFTYQQLYDEVLKMSHLLRNKYGVTANDTIALNAMNSPLFIIVWFAIWNLGATPAFINYNLADKSLLHCLKVGHASIMFVDTEVEGNVRPSLAEIKSEAKCDTVFMDDDFLAAYAASPAYRAPDYERHPEQKDYDTAVLIYTSGTTGLPKPAIMSWKKAKLMSSLYGHSIRLKNNGVVYSAMPLYHSTAAILGCLPCLNRGAAYAPGRKFSTTTFWTQAKLTNATHIQYVGETCRYLINAPPSPDEKSHQIKVAFGNGMRRDIWVKFKERFNIPAIGEFYAATEGPLGTNNFQQGEIGIGAMGRYGKLLAAILATRQTIVPVDPEDETELWRDPETGFCRVAQSDEPGEFIQKIPNPEKVHETFQGYLGNDKATNSKIMRDVFKKGDAYYRTGDLVRLNDEQCYYFVDRLGDTFRWKSENVSTSEVEEHVGASDPNIEQVVCVGVKVPEHEGRAGFAVVKLKDASVKPNLDQIAEYSLKQLPKYAVPLFIKFVDEIERTGNNKVQKVKYKNQKMPHEEGESPIYWLKGNKYVELDAGDWASLGSGKIKL; this is translated from the coding sequence atgaaaacGATATTGAAAATAACAAAATCCGAGAATCAAAACGCACTTTTCAAAAATCCCatatctcctccacatccCCCACAAACCCGAACCCCTAGTCTCAAAATTAAGGTTCAACCCCAGATaccccatttttttcatgCTGGCCCTTATATTAACCGTGGCTGCCCTTTTTTAAGTCCCCTTCTCCACTATCACCTTGTCGAAATCCCAACCACAATGACAGCTGGACTAGTTGCTGCCGCCGCCATTGGAGCCGCCTACCTGGAGGCCAAGACGCTCATCTCCGAAGATGCCTACATGATCCGAGGCGCCATGACCAACGGTCTGGATTTTTTCTACAACGCCTGGAAGGGCCGAGTGCAATACTGGTACGCGTTTGAAGACGCGGTGAAGAAGTACCCCAACAACCCGGCAATCGTCTACCCCAAGCCCATCGAGGGCAAGAAGCCCAGCGGCGACTCGTACGACGACCTGTTTGACGTGGAGACCTTCACCTACCAGCAGCTGTACGATGAGGTGCTGAAAATGTCACACCTGCTGCGAAACAAGTACGGAGTGACCGCCAACGACACCATTGCCCTCAACGCCATGAACTCGCCCCTGTTCATTATCGTGTGGTTCGCCATCTGGAACCTGGGCGCCACCCCGGCCTTCATTAACTACAACCTGGCCGACAAGTCGCTGCTGCACTGCCTCAAGGTCGGACATGCCTCCATCATGTTCGTCGACACCGAGGTCGAGGGCAACGTGCGACCTTCGCTGGCCGAGATCAAGTCCGAGGCCAAGTGCGACACCGTGTTCatggacgacgacttcCTCGCCGCCTACGCCGCCTCCCCGGCCTACAGAGCCCCCGACTACGAGCGACATCCCGAGCAGAAGGACTATGACACTGCTGTGCTCATCTACACGTCCGGAACCACCGGTCTGCCCAAGCCCGCCATCATGTCGTGgaagaaggccaagctcATGTCGTCGCTCTACGGCCACTCCATCCGGCTCAAGAACAACGGTGTCGTCTACTCCGCCATGCCTCTCTACCACTCCACCGCCGCCATTCTCGGCTGTCTGCCCTGCCTCAACCGAGGAGCCGCTTACGCCCCTGGCCGAAAGTTCTctaccaccaccttctggACCCAGGCCAAGCTCACCAACGCCACTCACATCCAGTACGTCGGAGAGACCTGCCGATACCTGATCAACGCCCCTCCCTCTCCCGACGAGAAGAGTCACCAGATCAAGGTGGCGTTCGGCAACGGAATGCGACGAGATATTTGggtcaagttcaaggaACGATTCAACATCCCCGCCATCGGCGAGTTTTACGCCGCCACCGAGGGTCCTCTCGGAACCAACAACTTCCAGCAGGGTGAGATTGGTATCGGTGCCATGGGCCGATACGGTAAGCTTCTGGCTGCCATCCTGGCCACCCGACAGACCATCGTTCCTGTGGATCCCGAAGACGAGACTGAGCTGTGGCGAGACCCCGAGACCGGCTTCTGCCGAGTCGCCCAGTCCGACGAGCCCGGTGAGTTCATCCAGAAGATCCCCAACCCCGAGAAGGTGCACGAGACCTTCCAGGGATACCTTGGTAACGATAAGgccaccaactccaagatTATGCGAGACGtgttcaagaagggcgaTGCCTACTACCGAACCGGTGATCTGGTGCGACTCAACGACGAGCAGTGCTACTACTTTGTCGACCGTCTTGGAGACACCTTCCGATGGAAGTCCGAGAATGTGTCCACCtccgaggtggaggagcacGTTGGCGCTTCCGACCCCAACATTGAGCAGGTTGTCTGCGTGGGTGTCAAGGTGCCCGAGCACGAGGGCCGAGCTGGTTTCGCCGTGGtgaagctcaaggacgctTCTGTCAAGCCCAACCTTGACCAGATTGCCGAGTACTcgctcaagcagctgccCAAGTACGCCGTGCCTCTGTTCATCAAGTTTgtcgacgagattgagcgaaccggcaacaacaaggtGCAGAAggtcaagtacaagaaccagAAGATGCCCCATGAGGAAGGCGAGAGCCCCATTTACTGGCTCAAGGGCAACAAGTACGTGGAGCTCGATGCTGGAGACTGGGCTTCTCTGGGATCCGGAAAGATTAAGCTGTAA